In Halorubrum sp. PV6, a single window of DNA contains:
- a CDS encoding BtpA/SgcQ family protein: protein MEFEATFGTDAPLIGMVHLPPLPGAPKAPDDGAAAMRAALDRAASDARALDRGGVDGIMVENFGDAPFYPDDVPKHVVASVTRAATAIAEATDLPLGINVLRNDADAALSVAAAVGADYVRVNVHTGARVTDQGVVQGAAHETIRLRERLGVDVGVFADTDVKHSAPLAAEGHTAESFADTAERGLADAVIASGRGTGEAMDLAALEAVADERDAHGLDTPVLVGSGVRADTIGDVLAIADGAIVGTALKKDGETTAPVDTDRVAALVERADEVR, encoded by the coding sequence ATGGAGTTCGAGGCCACCTTCGGCACGGACGCGCCGCTGATCGGTATGGTACACCTCCCGCCGCTTCCGGGGGCGCCGAAGGCGCCCGACGACGGCGCGGCCGCGATGCGCGCGGCGCTCGACCGCGCAGCCAGCGATGCCCGTGCCCTTGATCGCGGCGGGGTCGACGGGATCATGGTCGAGAACTTCGGGGACGCCCCGTTTTATCCGGACGACGTGCCGAAACACGTCGTCGCGAGCGTCACCCGCGCCGCGACCGCGATCGCCGAGGCGACCGACCTCCCGCTCGGGATCAACGTCCTCCGGAACGACGCGGACGCCGCCCTGTCGGTCGCCGCCGCCGTCGGCGCCGACTACGTTCGAGTGAACGTCCACACCGGCGCTCGCGTCACGGACCAGGGGGTCGTCCAGGGAGCGGCCCACGAGACGATCCGACTCCGGGAACGCCTCGGCGTCGACGTGGGGGTGTTCGCCGACACGGACGTGAAACACTCGGCGCCGCTCGCGGCCGAGGGACACACCGCGGAGTCGTTCGCCGACACCGCGGAGCGCGGCCTCGCCGACGCCGTGATCGCCTCCGGGCGCGGCACGGGCGAGGCGATGGATCTGGCGGCCCTAGAGGCGGTCGCCGACGAGCGCGACGCGCACGGGCTCGACACGCCGGTCCTCGTCGGCAGCGGCGTCAGAGCCGACACGATCGGCGATGTCCTCGCAATCGCCGACGGCGCGATCGTCGGCACAGCGCTTAAAAAGGACGGGGAGACGACCGCCCCGGTCGACACCGACCGCGTGGCGGCCCTCGTCGAGCGCGCCGACGAGGTTCGATAG
- a CDS encoding sugar phosphate isomerase/epimerase has protein sequence MDLGLTVGDDLDRLAASPARFDFCELGLGEPTLVPGAIDLERIDRALAGRDLVVHLPYSQRLATYVPEINDAIVDYQRRLLTAAGELGAEKAVLHATSADRDDVAFRETAADQLERIADVGREAGVEVVVENVGHQHAGLQLSVLGDIARETDTPICFDVGHAYMEGDNKAIKRFLRSHGDQISHLHCHDVRRRGDTHLPVGAGEVDYDLLASELDGFDGTVAIEVFTDDDALLVDSAERVADCLGVDF, from the coding sequence ATGGACCTCGGCCTCACCGTCGGCGACGACCTCGACCGGCTCGCGGCGTCGCCGGCGCGGTTCGACTTCTGTGAACTGGGGCTCGGCGAGCCGACGCTCGTTCCGGGCGCCATCGACCTCGAGCGCATCGACCGGGCGCTCGCCGGGCGCGACCTGGTCGTTCACCTGCCGTACAGCCAGCGGCTGGCGACGTACGTCCCCGAGATCAACGACGCCATCGTCGACTACCAGCGCCGCCTGTTGACCGCGGCCGGAGAACTGGGCGCGGAAAAGGCCGTCCTCCACGCCACCTCCGCCGACCGCGACGACGTGGCGTTCCGGGAGACGGCCGCCGACCAACTGGAGCGAATCGCCGACGTCGGCCGCGAGGCGGGCGTCGAAGTCGTCGTCGAGAACGTCGGCCACCAGCACGCCGGGCTCCAGCTGTCGGTCCTCGGCGACATCGCCCGCGAGACGGACACCCCGATCTGTTTCGACGTGGGCCACGCGTACATGGAGGGCGACAACAAAGCGATAAAGCGGTTCCTGCGCTCGCACGGCGACCAGATCTCGCATCTCCACTGTCACGACGTGCGCCGCCGCGGCGACACCCACCTCCCGGTCGGCGCCGGCGAGGTGGACTACGACCTCCTCGCGTCCGAACTCGACGGCTTCGACGGGACCGTCGCCATCGAGGTGTTCACCGACGACGACGCGCTGCTCGTCGACTCGGCGGAGCGCGTCGCCGACTGCCTCGGCGTCGACTTTTAA
- a CDS encoding NADH:flavin oxidoreductase/NADH oxidase, producing the protein MTRSLFTPFTLRETEFRNRVMLSPMCQYSATDGMATDWHQVHLGTRAAGGAGVVMTEATAVEPRGRITPNCLGIWSDDHAEALESTVEFVASQGATPGIQLAHAGRKASHRPPHEGGDPIPADDPDGWETVSSTDRPYPVGEDASVDPAATRRLDGEGIDEVIEAFVDAAARSRDIGFEVAEVHAAHGYLLHQFLSPVTNDRDDEYGGSFENRTRLLREVVAAVREVWPDGKPVFVRISATDWLPDRDSWDVDDSVRLAPLLAEAGADLIDVSGGGTHPDQQIPSAGPGYQVPYAEAIREGTDVPVAAVGGITEPTHADALVRNERADLVALGRELLRRPYWPLEAAHELGADVEWPVQYRRGQFD; encoded by the coding sequence ATGACGCGCTCGCTTTTTACCCCGTTCACGCTGCGCGAGACCGAGTTCCGCAACCGGGTCATGCTGTCGCCGATGTGTCAGTACTCCGCCACCGACGGCATGGCGACCGACTGGCATCAGGTCCACCTCGGAACCCGCGCCGCCGGCGGCGCCGGCGTCGTGATGACCGAGGCGACGGCCGTCGAACCGCGCGGGCGCATCACGCCGAACTGTCTGGGCATCTGGTCCGACGACCACGCCGAGGCGCTCGAATCGACCGTCGAGTTCGTCGCGTCGCAGGGGGCGACCCCCGGAATCCAACTGGCGCACGCCGGGCGCAAGGCCTCTCACCGCCCGCCGCACGAGGGCGGCGACCCCATCCCCGCGGACGACCCCGACGGCTGGGAGACGGTCTCTTCGACCGACCGGCCGTACCCGGTCGGCGAAGACGCGTCCGTCGACCCGGCCGCGACCCGGCGGCTGGACGGTGAGGGCATCGACGAAGTTATCGAGGCGTTCGTTGACGCCGCGGCGCGGTCGCGCGACATCGGGTTCGAGGTCGCCGAGGTCCACGCGGCGCACGGCTATCTGCTCCACCAGTTCCTGTCGCCGGTCACCAACGACCGCGACGACGAGTACGGCGGGAGCTTCGAGAACCGGACGCGGCTGCTCCGGGAGGTCGTCGCCGCCGTCCGCGAGGTCTGGCCCGACGGGAAGCCCGTCTTCGTCCGGATCTCGGCGACCGACTGGCTCCCCGACCGCGACTCGTGGGACGTGGACGACTCGGTTCGGCTGGCCCCCCTGCTCGCCGAGGCCGGCGCCGACCTGATCGACGTCTCCGGCGGCGGGACCCACCCGGACCAGCAGATCCCGAGCGCCGGACCGGGGTATCAGGTCCCCTACGCCGAGGCGATCCGCGAGGGGACCGACGTGCCCGTCGCCGCAGTCGGCGGGATCACGGAGCCGACCCACGCCGACGCCCTCGTCCGGAACGAGCGGGCCGACCTCGTCGCGCTCGGTCGCGAACTGCTCCGGCGCCCGTACTGGCCGCTGGAGGCCGCCCACGAACTCGGCGCGGACGTCGAGTGGCCGGTGCAGTACCGGCGCGGGCAGTTCGACTGA
- the eis gene encoding enhanced intracellular survival protein Eis, giving the protein MEYRPFPDERGDEFAAFMRYAFSPTEGPYDPDAADDRNGIADRRGLFDDGDDPVAVCAHHYFSLRVRGTDREVAGLSAVASPPEHRRQGNVGRVLRESLAEYRDRGVALSTLWPFSHPFYANYGWATASRYRRLTAPPAQLGFVDDLIATAGADAGTFRRLDEDDYPAVAPVLSAMADRYDLTMDWTEAWWRERTLQGWKTDPFVYGWERDGELRAICAYSFDDDGDGNDPVLRVTDVAVADDEAWFQLLRFFRNHDSQASAVRIRAPPDAPLLDLVADPRAVDCEVRTGPMVRLVDVAAALEALSPDPAVEARFTLAVTDPLADWNDGTVRVAVEDGSVAVAPLDTAPAAPDVTAGVGALSQLYVGYRSVDALRRGGDLAVDADAAGTLRDLFPTRTTHLREGF; this is encoded by the coding sequence ATGGAGTACCGACCGTTCCCCGACGAGCGCGGCGACGAGTTCGCCGCGTTCATGCGATACGCCTTCTCCCCCACCGAGGGGCCGTACGACCCCGACGCGGCAGACGACCGGAACGGCATCGCCGACAGGCGAGGGCTGTTCGACGACGGCGACGACCCGGTCGCGGTGTGTGCTCACCACTACTTCTCGCTGCGGGTCCGCGGGACCGACCGCGAGGTCGCCGGGCTCTCGGCCGTCGCGTCCCCGCCGGAACACCGGCGACAGGGCAACGTCGGGCGCGTGCTCCGGGAGTCGCTGGCGGAGTACCGGGACCGCGGCGTCGCCCTCTCGACGCTGTGGCCGTTCAGCCACCCGTTCTACGCGAACTACGGCTGGGCGACCGCCTCCCGCTACCGCCGTCTCACCGCGCCGCCGGCACAGCTCGGGTTCGTCGACGACCTGATCGCGACCGCGGGAGCCGACGCCGGCACGTTCCGCCGGCTCGACGAGGACGACTATCCGGCCGTCGCGCCCGTCCTCTCCGCGATGGCGGACCGCTACGACCTCACGATGGACTGGACGGAGGCGTGGTGGCGCGAGCGAACGCTCCAGGGGTGGAAGACCGACCCCTTCGTCTACGGCTGGGAGCGCGACGGCGAACTCCGGGCGATCTGTGCGTACAGTTTCGACGACGACGGCGACGGGAACGATCCGGTGTTGCGCGTCACCGACGTGGCCGTCGCGGACGACGAGGCGTGGTTCCAACTGCTCCGATTCTTCCGGAATCACGACTCGCAGGCGTCCGCGGTCCGGATTCGCGCCCCGCCGGACGCGCCCCTCCTCGACCTCGTGGCGGACCCGCGAGCCGTCGACTGCGAGGTCCGGACCGGTCCGATGGTCCGGCTCGTCGACGTCGCCGCCGCCCTCGAAGCGCTCTCGCCCGACCCCGCCGTCGAGGCCCGCTTCACGCTGGCCGTCACCGACCCCCTCGCCGACTGGAACGACGGGACCGTCCGCGTCGCCGTCGAAGACGGGTCCGTCGCCGTCGCACCGCTCGATACCGCGCCCGCAGCCCCGGACGTCACGGCCGGCGTCGGCGCCCTCTCACAGCTGTACGTCGGCTATCGCTCGGTCGACGCGCTACGACGGGGCGGCGACCTCGCCGTCGACGCCGACGCCGCGGGGACGCTCCGCGACCTCTTCCCGACGCGGACGACGCACCTCCGCGAGGGGTTCTGA
- a CDS encoding 5-methyltetrahydropteroyltriglutamate--homocysteine methyltransferase translates to MTERVAATPGLYPLPDWAKETLSDLKGHQKGDLLSGDESEAITEEYADVRAEYVDDQLDAGLDRVSEGQGRWDDMIAHPLTVHDSVETGGIVRYYDNNNFYRDPRVVDDLDFSGDVARELEAAAELVGDAAPLAATLPGPYSLAALATDEHYGDDAEFQAAVAEFLAGEVEAFPAHETLFLLEPSLVTSPPAEGEESAATEAIATVASATDADVVVQTSYGALGEKLYAHLVDEAGADALGLDLVAGDRDETVYNVQEFGSTDSLALGLVDGQNTLVEEAETVAERVEWFESQIPAEGFDTTYLTPNTELFYLPANKYREKLHALAAAAEVLD, encoded by the coding sequence ATGACCGAACGAGTCGCAGCCACGCCGGGGCTGTATCCGCTTCCGGACTGGGCGAAAGAGACGCTCTCCGACCTCAAGGGCCACCAGAAGGGTGACCTCCTGAGCGGCGACGAAAGCGAGGCGATCACCGAGGAGTACGCCGACGTCCGCGCCGAGTACGTCGACGATCAGCTCGACGCCGGCCTCGACCGCGTAAGCGAGGGGCAGGGGCGTTGGGACGACATGATCGCGCACCCGCTTACCGTCCACGACAGCGTCGAGACGGGCGGTATCGTCCGGTACTACGACAACAACAACTTCTACCGCGACCCGCGCGTCGTCGACGACCTCGACTTCTCGGGCGACGTGGCGCGCGAGCTGGAGGCGGCGGCCGAACTCGTCGGCGACGCGGCCCCCCTCGCCGCGACGCTGCCGGGCCCGTACTCGCTCGCGGCGCTCGCCACGGACGAACACTACGGCGACGACGCCGAGTTCCAGGCGGCCGTCGCCGAGTTCCTCGCCGGCGAGGTCGAGGCGTTCCCGGCCCACGAGACGCTGTTCTTACTGGAGCCGTCGCTCGTCACCAGCCCGCCCGCCGAGGGCGAGGAGTCGGCCGCGACGGAGGCCATCGCGACGGTCGCCTCGGCGACCGACGCCGACGTGGTCGTCCAGACCTCCTACGGCGCGCTCGGCGAGAAGCTCTACGCCCACCTCGTCGACGAGGCGGGCGCGGACGCGCTCGGGCTCGATCTGGTCGCCGGCGACCGCGACGAGACGGTTTACAACGTCCAGGAGTTCGGCTCCACCGACTCGCTCGCGCTCGGGCTCGTCGACGGGCAGAACACGCTCGTCGAGGAGGCGGAGACGGTCGCGGAGCGCGTCGAGTGGTTCGAGTCGCAGATCCCCGCAGAAGGGTTTGACACGACCTACCTGACGCCGAACACCGAGCTGTTCTACCTGCCCGCGAACAAGTACCGCGAGAAACTGCACGCGCTCGCCGCTGCCGCGGAGGTGCTCGACTAA
- a CDS encoding mechanosensitive ion channel family protein, with protein sequence MISALLAQNATAPSEVPGDLYGALTGNAERVAASLVILGVVLGVRILTGYIKERSDDLSSIRRLLLSATVAAATALAVISLIAVWDRSGALFEAVRSAVQTDQVSNVVLSVVILAAAYALTDFLGGVITEVASESASISKHQREVVLRLTQLTVYTTALLAVVGLFTDNIGSLLVGAGFLGIVIGMAARQTLGAILAGFVLMFSRPFEVGDWVEIGDHEGTVTEISIMSTRIRSFDGEVITMPNDAVRSTSIVDRSRRSRLRIEVEVGVDYATDIDRAASVIEGAVAGVDDVADRPEPDAVTKRFDDSAVVFGVRYWIENPTMRKRWRTQTDAMTAIKPALEDEGIVIPFPQQTLSARDADASGPQLDASVEARAATREGSQSAAGDGEEESASATEDDESERDAEEGDR encoded by the coding sequence GTGATATCCGCCCTCCTCGCGCAGAACGCGACGGCTCCGTCCGAGGTCCCCGGCGACCTCTACGGGGCGCTGACGGGGAACGCCGAGCGCGTGGCGGCGTCGCTGGTGATCCTCGGCGTCGTCCTCGGCGTGCGGATCCTCACCGGGTATATAAAGGAGCGGAGCGACGACCTCTCGTCGATCCGGCGGCTCCTCCTCTCGGCGACGGTCGCGGCGGCGACCGCGCTCGCGGTCATCTCGCTCATCGCAGTGTGGGACCGGAGCGGCGCGCTGTTCGAGGCGGTCCGATCGGCGGTACAGACCGACCAGGTGTCGAACGTGGTGTTGTCGGTGGTGATCCTGGCGGCGGCGTACGCCCTCACCGACTTCCTCGGCGGCGTCATAACCGAGGTCGCGAGCGAGAGCGCCTCAATTTCCAAACACCAGCGCGAGGTGGTGCTCCGGCTCACCCAGCTAACCGTGTACACGACCGCGTTGCTCGCGGTCGTCGGCCTGTTCACCGACAACATCGGGAGCCTCCTCGTCGGCGCGGGGTTCCTCGGGATCGTCATCGGGATGGCGGCGCGGCAGACGCTCGGCGCGATCCTCGCCGGCTTCGTGCTGATGTTCTCCCGCCCGTTCGAGGTCGGCGACTGGGTTGAGATCGGCGACCACGAGGGGACCGTCACGGAGATTTCGATCATGAGCACCCGCATCCGCTCGTTCGACGGCGAGGTGATCACGATGCCGAACGACGCGGTCCGATCGACGTCGATCGTCGACCGGTCGCGGCGGAGCCGGCTCCGGATCGAAGTTGAGGTCGGCGTCGACTACGCGACCGACATCGACCGCGCGGCCTCGGTGATCGAAGGGGCCGTCGCCGGCGTCGACGACGTGGCCGACAGGCCCGAGCCGGACGCCGTGACGAAGCGGTTCGACGACTCGGCCGTCGTGTTCGGGGTTCGCTACTGGATCGAGAACCCGACCATGCGGAAGCGCTGGCGCACGCAGACCGACGCCATGACCGCGATCAAGCCGGCGCTCGAAGACGAGGGGATCGTGATCCCCTTCCCGCAGCAGACGCTCTCGGCGCGGGACGCCGACGCGTCCGGCCCGCAGCTCGACGCCTCCGTCGAGGCCCGAGCCGCGACCCGCGAGGGATCACAGTCGGCCGCCGGGGACGGCGAGGAGGAGTCGGCGAGCGCAACGGAGGACGACGAGTCAGAGCGCGACGCGGAGGAGGGAGACCGATGA
- a CDS encoding methionine synthase, whose protein sequence is MARNPEANREQFRPHDHPNDAFLLTTVVGSYPKPKWLNRADELVDDPDSKFDASDLAEAHDDACRLITHEHERAGLDTVVDGEMRRNEMVEFFADRIDGYEFNGPVKVWGHNYFDKPSVVESVEYDEPWLVDEFEFTSEVSERPVKVPITGPYTLGFWAFNEAYPSTEELVYDLADLVNEEVEKLVEAGARYIQIDEPALATTPEDHAIVGEALERIVSGIDEEVRIGLHVCYGDYSRIYPEINDYPIDEFDVELCNGDFEQIPTFTDPEFEPDLALGVVDAHTAEVEPVEEIKENIRQGLRVVPPEKLTISPDCGLKLLPRDIAYGKTENMVTAVREVEAEIDSGEIDVENPLDD, encoded by the coding sequence ATGGCCCGAAACCCCGAAGCAAACCGCGAACAGTTCCGCCCGCACGACCACCCGAACGACGCGTTCCTGCTGACGACCGTCGTCGGCTCGTACCCGAAGCCGAAGTGGCTGAATCGTGCCGACGAACTGGTCGACGATCCGGACTCGAAGTTCGACGCGTCGGATCTGGCGGAGGCGCACGACGACGCCTGCCGGCTGATCACGCACGAACACGAGCGCGCCGGCCTCGACACGGTCGTCGACGGCGAGATGCGCCGCAACGAGATGGTGGAGTTTTTCGCCGACCGCATCGACGGCTACGAGTTCAACGGGCCGGTGAAGGTGTGGGGCCACAACTACTTCGACAAGCCGAGCGTCGTCGAGTCGGTCGAGTACGACGAGCCGTGGCTCGTCGACGAGTTCGAGTTCACCTCCGAGGTGTCGGAACGCCCCGTCAAGGTCCCGATCACGGGGCCGTACACCCTCGGATTTTGGGCGTTCAACGAGGCGTACCCCTCCACCGAGGAGTTGGTCTACGACCTCGCCGACCTCGTCAACGAGGAGGTCGAGAAGCTGGTCGAGGCGGGCGCGCGCTACATCCAGATCGACGAGCCCGCGCTGGCGACGACGCCCGAGGACCACGCCATCGTCGGCGAGGCGCTCGAACGCATCGTCTCGGGCATTGACGAGGAGGTCCGGATCGGCCTGCACGTCTGTTACGGCGACTACTCGCGGATCTACCCCGAGATCAACGACTACCCGATCGACGAGTTCGACGTGGAACTCTGTAACGGCGACTTCGAACAGATCCCGACGTTCACGGATCCCGAGTTCGAGCCGGACCTCGCGCTCGGCGTCGTCGACGCACACACCGCCGAGGTCGAGCCGGTCGAAGAGATCAAGGAGAACATCCGGCAGGGCCTCCGCGTCGTCCCGCCGGAGAAGCTCACCATCTCGCCCGACTGCGGCCTGAAGCTCCTCCCCCGCGACATCGCGTACGGGAAGACGGAGAACATGGTCACCGCGGTCCGCGAGGTCGAAGCCGAGATCGATTCCGGCGAGATCGACGTCGAGAACCCGCTCGACGACTGA
- a CDS encoding nucleoside deaminase, whose amino-acid sequence MTDPTDREYVERAIDLAEAAVEAGNTPFGALLVCDGEIVAERRNETVTDDDLAAHPELALARWAGRELDPDERARSTMYASTEPCPMCATGIHYAGIGRVVFGVAGETLDALTGGVVPIPCAEVIRRADGDTTVTGPVAEDAAMALHESVYGES is encoded by the coding sequence ATGACCGATCCGACCGACCGCGAGTACGTCGAGCGCGCTATCGACCTCGCCGAAGCGGCCGTCGAGGCCGGGAACACCCCGTTCGGCGCGCTGCTCGTCTGCGACGGCGAAATCGTCGCGGAGCGACGGAACGAGACCGTGACCGACGACGACCTGGCCGCCCACCCGGAGTTGGCGCTCGCGCGGTGGGCCGGGCGCGAACTCGACCCCGACGAGCGCGCCCGCAGCACGATGTACGCCAGCACCGAGCCGTGCCCCATGTGTGCGACCGGCATCCACTACGCCGGGATCGGCCGGGTCGTCTTCGGCGTCGCGGGCGAGACCCTCGACGCGCTCACCGGCGGCGTGGTGCCCATCCCCTGCGCCGAGGTGATCCGGCGGGCGGACGGCGACACGACGGTGACCGGGCCGGTCGCCGAGGACGCCGCGATGGCCCTCCACGAGTCGGTGTACGGTGAGTCGTAA
- a CDS encoding 16S ribosomal RNA methyltransferase A yields the protein MTDSSASTGAGYGDRDPDALARRAGDRANPDRDQHFLVDDRVLDRIPAYLPDDADTSSLLEIGGGAGALTDRLLAIDDATVSVVERDGAFAEFLREEFAAAVDEGRLDVIEGDALDVDLPPFTACVANLPYGVSSEIAFRLLPEGKPLVLMFQAEFADRMVASAGDDEYGRLSVSAQHYAAVEIVERVPKEAFDPQPAVESAVVLCTPRDPEYEVGDEAFFLRFVKALFTQRRKTVRNAIRNTGHISGLDEPEAVVDAAEEDVLSRRPGDLDPSAFAALAELAREHGSPTEV from the coding sequence ATGACAGATTCATCGGCGAGCACCGGCGCGGGGTACGGGGACCGCGACCCGGACGCGCTCGCCCGGCGAGCCGGGGACCGAGCCAACCCCGACCGCGACCAGCACTTCCTCGTCGACGACCGCGTCCTCGACCGGATCCCCGCGTACCTGCCCGACGACGCCGACACGAGCAGTCTCCTGGAGATCGGCGGAGGCGCGGGCGCGCTCACCGACCGGCTGTTGGCGATCGACGACGCGACGGTGTCGGTGGTCGAACGCGACGGCGCCTTCGCCGAGTTCCTCCGCGAGGAGTTCGCGGCGGCGGTCGACGAGGGCCGACTGGACGTGATCGAAGGCGACGCGCTCGACGTCGACCTCCCGCCGTTTACCGCCTGCGTCGCGAACCTCCCGTACGGCGTCTCCTCGGAGATCGCCTTCCGACTGCTCCCAGAAGGGAAGCCGCTCGTGTTGATGTTTCAGGCCGAGTTCGCCGACCGGATGGTGGCGTCGGCGGGCGACGACGAGTACGGTCGGCTCTCCGTCTCCGCCCAACACTACGCCGCGGTCGAGATCGTCGAGCGCGTCCCGAAGGAGGCGTTCGACCCCCAGCCCGCCGTCGAGAGCGCCGTCGTGTTGTGTACCCCGCGCGACCCGGAGTACGAGGTGGGCGACGAGGCGTTCTTCCTCCGGTTCGTGAAGGCGCTTTTCACCCAGCGGCGCAAGACGGTCCGGAACGCGATCCGGAACACCGGCCACATCTCCGGGCTCGACGAGCCGGAGGCCGTCGTCGACGCCGCCGAGGAGGACGTGCTCTCCCGGCGGCCGGGCGACCTCGACCCGTCGGCGTTCGCCGCGCTGGCGGAGCTGGCCCGCGAACACGGCTCGCCGACGGAGGTCTGA
- a CDS encoding helix-turn-helix domain-containing protein, with the protein MPVDFESYHPNDLPNEGTNGRQILEHLARHPELGFTPSELADELEIPRGSVGTTLNRLEERGLVRHKGAYWAINIEAYDAQTASEIGLRAVADQFEGDHYDTNPDWDATLPDIDAETSGN; encoded by the coding sequence ATGCCTGTCGATTTCGAGAGCTATCATCCGAATGACCTTCCGAATGAGGGGACAAACGGCCGACAGATTCTAGAACACCTCGCACGACATCCCGAGCTCGGGTTCACGCCGAGCGAACTCGCCGACGAACTTGAAATTCCTCGAGGAAGTGTTGGGACGACGCTAAACCGCCTCGAAGAGCGGGGGCTCGTCCGACACAAAGGCGCATATTGGGCGATCAATATCGAGGCGTACGATGCGCAAACGGCTAGCGAGATCGGCCTCCGAGCCGTCGCTGACCAGTTCGAGGGCGATCACTACGACACGAATCCCGACTGGGATGCGACACTACCAGACATCGACGCCGAGACGAGCGGAAATTGA
- a CDS encoding carbohydrate kinase family protein — MSRNARGGGPSSRPDPPPILAVGAAVIDEWYAVSNLPEADGGAFAHEVTTAFGGVGANVAVALDRLGREVGLVSRVGDDEYGRRAREHLAETGVDGSHVAVGDDPSTRSLILSDPDGERAIVTTGESFRHLTLDESIREALAATETVFLTGYTPDAVSRAVLDVVASAPDPPALVFDLSGPVEELIGRGTEPTTIHRLLYAADLFVVGDVAAGAYFGGPDAALDRIAAAHRTRADEGSDGAADGWPRAVLTHGADGMTVVAAGDTASLDAFTVDVVDSTGAGDAFVAGLIDQWIAPRGESDLKDDPAAVDDGVRFAAAAAAINCEFRFAQPGLPDREAVEAFLAERRG; from the coding sequence GTGAGTCGTAACGCGCGGGGCGGGGGGCCGTCGAGCCGCCCCGACCCGCCGCCGATCCTCGCCGTCGGCGCCGCGGTGATAGACGAGTGGTACGCCGTCAGCAACCTCCCCGAGGCGGACGGCGGCGCGTTCGCTCACGAGGTGACGACCGCGTTCGGCGGCGTGGGCGCCAACGTCGCCGTCGCGCTCGACCGACTCGGCCGCGAGGTCGGCCTGGTGAGCCGCGTCGGCGACGACGAGTACGGGCGGCGGGCCCGCGAGCACCTCGCCGAGACCGGGGTCGACGGCTCGCACGTCGCCGTCGGCGACGACCCCTCGACGCGCTCGCTCATCCTCAGCGACCCCGACGGCGAGCGCGCCATCGTCACCACGGGCGAGAGCTTTCGCCACCTCACTCTCGACGAGTCGATCCGCGAGGCGCTGGCCGCAACCGAGACCGTCTTTCTGACGGGGTACACCCCCGACGCGGTGTCGCGTGCGGTCCTCGATGTCGTCGCGTCCGCGCCCGACCCGCCGGCGCTCGTCTTCGACCTCTCGGGGCCGGTCGAAGAGCTCATCGGCCGCGGGACCGAGCCCACGACGATCCACCGACTCCTCTACGCCGCGGACCTGTTCGTCGTCGGCGACGTGGCGGCCGGGGCCTACTTCGGCGGTCCCGACGCGGCGCTCGACCGAATCGCCGCCGCACACCGAACGAGGGCGGACGAGGGGTCCGACGGCGCCGCGGACGGGTGGCCGCGCGCGGTCCTCACCCACGGCGCCGACGGGATGACGGTCGTGGCGGCCGGCGACACCGCGTCCCTCGACGCGTTCACCGTCGACGTGGTGGACTCGACCGGCGCCGGCGACGCCTTCGTCGCGGGCCTGATCGATCAATGGATCGCGCCGCGGGGCGAGAGTGATTTAAAAGACGACCCGGCCGCGGTCGACGACGGCGTCCGGTTCGCGGCGGCCGCCGCCGCGATCAACTGCGAGTTCCGGTTCGCACAGCCGGGGCTCCCGGACCGAGAAGCAGTCGAGGCGTTCCTCGCGGAGCGGCGGGGCTGA
- a CDS encoding HemK2/MTQ2 family protein methyltransferase translates to MTDDEGGLAERRGLDEAVVYQPAEDSGLLAEAAVETAAGRVLEVGTGSGWVAQQIAEERGLDVVGSDLNPHAARQAHDRGVEGVVADLLAPFRADAFDTVCFNPPYLPTDPDNEWDDWMEHALSGGESGRELIEPFLDDVGRVLAPEGVVLLLVSSLTGYEEVLALVADAGFEAEPVVEESFPFETLTVLALREV, encoded by the coding sequence ATGACCGACGACGAGGGCGGCCTCGCGGAGCGGCGCGGGCTCGACGAGGCGGTCGTCTACCAGCCGGCCGAAGACTCCGGGTTGCTCGCGGAGGCGGCGGTGGAGACGGCGGCGGGCCGGGTGCTGGAGGTCGGCACGGGGTCGGGGTGGGTCGCACAGCAGATCGCCGAGGAGCGCGGCCTCGACGTGGTCGGCAGCGACCTCAACCCCCACGCGGCGCGGCAGGCGCACGACCGCGGCGTCGAGGGCGTCGTCGCCGACCTCCTCGCGCCGTTCCGGGCGGACGCGTTCGACACCGTGTGTTTCAATCCGCCGTACCTCCCGACCGACCCCGACAACGAGTGGGACGACTGGATGGAACACGCGCTCTCCGGCGGCGAGTCGGGGCGCGAGCTCATCGAGCCGTTCCTCGACGACGTGGGGCGCGTCCTCGCGCCGGAGGGCGTCGTTCTGCTCTTGGTCTCCTCGCTGACCGGCTACGAGGAGGTGCTCGCGCTCGTGGCCGACGCCGGGTTCGAGGCCGAGCCGGTCGTCGAGGAGTCGTTCCCGTTCGAGACGCTCACCGTGTTGGCGCTGCGGGAGGTCTGA